The genomic region TGCTCAATTAATTCAGATCTCATTTTATCTAGAGTCGACTTGTACTCCGGATTCGACGCGAGATTGGTCCATTCATTGGGATCTTCAAGATGATTATATAGCTCTTCTTTACCATTATTATAACGTATATAACGCCAATCCTTGCTACGAGTCGTCCAGTGCTGAAGATCGGGATCCATCTTAGTATGCGGTCCGGCGTACACCATAGTTAAAGCGGTCTTGGGTCCCTGCCAATCATTAGTCTGGGGATTAATCAAGAGCGGCTTCATACTAAAGCCATCCAATTTCGCGCCTTGTTCATTTTTACGTGTATCCCCCTTGAGATTACATAAATCTACGAGAGTTGGATAAAGGTCAATCAAAGCAACTGGATGCTCGGCCAAGTGCCCTGCCTTTTCTCTTTGAGCGGGCTCGAATTTACTGCATCTATCACTTGCCCTATGCAATCATCTACTGCCGCAATACTCGCTAAGTATGCCTGCGTAAAAGCGCGAATTCCCGCTTCCTGATTGGGGTAGGATTGCTTGAGCAACTCAAAATATTTCAATCCTTTCTTATCACCATCAAATACCTCGGTATAAAAAGTATCGCTCGCATCATTTTTTTTGATTATCGGCAACTGTATTTTATCCAAGGGAAACATGTCAAAATATTTTTGCGGTACGTGAAGTGGTGTGTGGGGACGAACAAAGCCCACCCCCAAGAAGAAGGGTTGATCCTGGCCATTTTTTTCAAATGATTTGATCTGCGCTGCGGCCCAAGCGGCATTCTCTTCATCTGGAGTCATGTCACGTCTTGCTGAATCATCAAAATTCAAACTTCGATCTTTGACTTTCCACGATCCTCTAAGCCAACCTTCCCCCTGAGCCCTATTTTTAGGTATAGCTTCCAAAGCTCCAAAAGATCCATCAATCGCCCCTATTGAATTAAAGGGTGCGGGTACGCCGGGGTGGGCTACCGATGCCTTTCCATTTAATGAATAAAAGGGGCCATAATCAGCCTGCTTATTGTAATACGGCCAAACATTTTTTGTAAAGTGGTGAAGTAGCTTTCCCGAGCCAGTGACATAATAACCATTATCGGCAAAATGCTCCATCATTGTCTTAGAATTTTTAAGTATTGCATTCTGAAACCACTTACCCCAAAATAAGTTCTTTGAGGTATGAGGATAGATACCCGTGAAAACGCTCGCACGTGATGGGGCACAAACCGGGTTGTTGCTATAGGCTCTTTTAAACATCACCGCAGATTCTGCAAAGCTGGCTAAGGCGGGAGTCTGGCTTTGATCGTGCCCCTTCATCCCCGAAATATAATCGTTGAGATCATCGCACATGATAAAGACCACATTGGGTCGCTTTTTATCCATCGATGCCGCAGAGGCCCATACTGAACCACATAGCGCGGCCACTAAAAAACTAAATTTGAAATTCATATATATAAGATCATTTTTATTATTAATAAGGACATTTAAGGCAACCAAAAATCTGCCGTTGCATCATTCTTGCTTTGTAAATAGGTACTTCCCAAAGCCGCTACGTGACCATCAATAAAGCCCACATTCGCTTTATTATCATGACGCGCAATACGCTTTTCTTGATCACTATCTAATACCTTATCCGCCGTTAAAGTCGTTGCCCAAACTACCGGCATGATATTATAAGAATCCATCAAGAGCATGGTATCTGATCCGTGACTCGTATCCATGGGCACTGGAATTTGCCATGCGCCATCATCATAGGCTAATTTCGCATTAAGCCCAATTGAGCTTGCCCAATATTTATCTGTATCCTGAATCGGTGAACCATTGGGACAGGCACGTAAATCTACTTCAAAGTTGGGCAAGTAATTCCCTGAAGCTAGCTGCCTAAACCAATTCAGGCCATCATCATACCTCACTGGAGCATAGTTCTCATTATCTTCTGCATACATAGCCACTGCTACTGAGTGCTGCTTGATTTTATTTGTACAGATCGCCTGTTGAGCCTTTTTTCGCGCCTTCCCTAAGGAAGGAAGTAATAGACTCGCCAAAATCCCTATAATGGCCACTACCACCAAGAGTTCAATAAGAGTGAAAGGTGTAATCTTTTTCAAAATATATCTCCTTGTCTTTTTAAAAGAAAACCAAGTGAAAACAGGAAAGTGACTAAGTGGCTCACATTTATTTTTTCTTCGCTTACTCATCTAATCTACGTGACCAATGATCAATCTGTTAATTTTCAAAAACAATTCTTGAGTTAGTTTAAAGTAAAACCAGCCTAAAGTATATGAATGACTTATTTCTTTAGACGATCCTGATACATGGATGCTGAAATTTCGCGGGTCGCCTTATTAATATAATTAAAATATAACGGACTTTCGTATAAACTTATATATTTATTTAGGTCGTCTCCTTTTAAACTTTTAGGTTTTGTAAGTTTATAAGCTGAATATCCATGGTGCTCCGCGTTAAATATAGAGTTGTAATGCTTGTAATCACTTAAATTTTCGTTAACGGTAAGGTGTCTAGATGTATTAATTATTACCTGAGGAGAAGGGAGAGGTATATTAGACATCAATAATGATGCTTCGTTATTATCAATAGACCTTAATAACTTTTTTAAATCTCCAATAGTGGTGTTTTTCGTCACATACACATCATACGTTGGGGGATTTAAAGCGGACCATCTCAATGTTTTTTCTTTTAAACTTTTCATACTCTGTATGATCTCACCATTGAATAATGTCTTTCCACCATCCATTACTAATTGAGGATTAGATGTAAAGTTATTTAAAAATTCTAAGCGAAAAGTATTATCTCGTAGGAATTTAAATTTTATCGGCCGACAAAATAAATCGTTTAAGGAACCTAGTTTTAGTGATTTTTTGAATTCTACTTTTACACAATGTGATTTTAGCTTATTGTTAAGCTTTAAGATACTTTGGTCATCTGCATCATCATAAACAAAGTTATTCACACTGTTTCCATATACTGAGTAGCCACATATTATAAATAAAAAAATCATCGTTAAATATTTGGTCATTTTTATAAGCCTATTTTTATCATTCCAAGTATACGACTAACGAGAATCAGATACAAGATTTCCATCATCATCGTAAGTGAAAGATTCAGAAGCTTTTGGTATGTAGACGATACCATTGTGAATCTTAATATGATACTTAGAGATTAATCGGAAAACTGACTCTGACTTGGGTCCCTTTTTTGTCTGTAGGGGAAAGAAATTTGATTGTGGACTGATGATGAGTGAGGATTTCGCGGACGATGGCAAGACCGAGGCCGGAGCTTTTGCGGCCGTTATTGGGGCGTGGTAAAGAGTAGAAGCGGTCAAATATCTTTTCTAAGGCATAATCGGGGATGCCCGAGCCCTGATCGTTAATAGTGATGTGATAGCAATTATCATCTCGTTCCATTTTGACTTCAATCGTGCTCTCTTCAGGCGAGAATTCAACGGCGTTTTTGATGAGGTTATTGATCGCTAATTGGAGTAGAAAATCATTGCCTACAATGGGAGACTCGTCGACTTCGCTTTGCCAGGAAAATTGATAGTGGGGAAAGCGCTCACGGCTTTCGTCGAGGATTTTTTGACAGAGTTTTTTTAAGTCGAGTTTTTGCATCTCCATTGGCTTAGCTTGATTCTCTAGGCGACTGAGAAAGAGAATATTTTCCACCATTTGCGTCATTCGCGTTGTTTCTTTACGAAGATTGGAGCAAAGTTTTTCGGCTTGCTCCGGGGACGCTTCATCCAAGAGTTCCAAGGCCCCATGCATGGCCGCAAGGGGACTTTTGAGTTCATGACTTAAGGTTTGCATATAGGATTCAACATAGGCTTTGCCATCGAGTTTTTTGAGGATTTCTTCCATGGTGTGAGCCAATATTTTTATTTCACCATAGGGAGTAGCGGGAAGTTGTGGGCGTTGGCCTTCACCAACGGATTTGGCGTAATCAGTGAGAGCTTCGATGGGACGAACAATACGGCGCGTGAAATAAAAACAGAGTAGAATAAGTAGTGCAAGAGTCAGTAAGGCGGTGCGGATAATTTTTTCTCTAGCTCTATCTAGATAGAGGCTCAAGCGCTTGACGGGTTTGACGTAAGTAATGGTGCCAGAAATGTTTTTATTGTGGTCGTAAATGGGGAGGCTGACATGCAAGACGGAGCTCGAGGGAAGATCTTTGTCTGCACGGGTTGCTCGTGCTCCGTAATCTCCGGCGAGGGCTAAAGTGATATTTCGCCAATGACTAAAATCATTGCCCATTTCCTGATTATTGGCAGAGTGGAAAATGATTTTTCCGGTGGCATCAGTGAGGTATAATTCGGTATCGCTACCCCATTTTTCGAGAGCATAGATTTGTGCTTTAGGAGTGAGCTTAGGTTCTTGGGAATGTTGATCAAAAGTATTTTTCAGCGGAGCAAGCGCCATGGGATCAGAGTCTGAACGCAGTGCGTAAATGAGCGAGCGCAGGGTGAAGACTTGATCATACATCAGTTCTTCGCTGGCTTCTAGATAATGACGGCGGGCATTAGTATTGAGTGAATCAGTAAATAAATAAATGGCCAGAGCGGAGATAATACCGAAGGTTAAAATGATTCGTTGTTTAATGGTGAGGCGAGTCATTCATTATCCTCAAGAGAATAACCAAAACCACGGTGAGTGACAATGAGGTCTTTGCCAATAGTTTTTTTAAGCTTAGCACGCAAGCTTTTAACGTGGGCATCCACAGTACGTTCCATTGCCGAATTGGGATCTTGCCAGGCCCGCTCTAGAAGTTGCTGACGACTAAAGATACGACCAGGATGTTCTGCTAAGGCTTCAATTAGGTGAAACTCATGGGCAGAGAGTTTGAGTTTAAAATCGCCATAAGAAGCGGCAAAAGTCTGTGAATTGATATGAAGCTTAGAACTATGGGAGCATTCAGTTTTGACTTCAAAAGAATTTTGCGTACGTCGCAAAACACTTTTCACTCGGGCGGCCAATTCACGTGGGCTGAAGGGCTTGGTGACATAATCATCTGCGCCCAGTTCCAAGCCAACAATGCGATCTATTTCATCTGAACGAGCAGTGAGCATAATGACGGGAATATTTTGCGTAGTGCGCAATTCACGGCAAAAGTCGAAGCCACTACCATCGGGTAGGCCGATATCGAGAATAATGAGTGCAGGGGCTTCATCCACTAAAAATTCATGAGCTTGAGCAAGGGTGGGTGCCCAAAGATTTTCGAAGCCTTCTAAATCCAGTGCGATGCGAATATTATCGGCAATGGAGGGCTCGTCTTCAACAATTAAAATTTTGGGCATAAAAACTCCTGTATAGATATGAAAGTAAGTGTGATAAAAATTTTACCAAGTTCAAAAAATAGATAGATGACTCTTGGAGTTCTTAATTAGTGCTTCGCACACGAGGGAGCGCTACCCCTCGAGCTCCCTAGCAATGGGTGGGAACGCAAGAGCTTGTAAGATGATATTGGGTTCTGCCCAAGATATAAATGCCTCCGGCGGCCGAGGAGCCCTCGGGGCCATACTGAAAAATGTAGAAATAAGCTTAAAAATCTTAAGTTCCTTAACCCGGCGAATTGAGTACTTCGTACTCACCTTAGGGAAATCGTGTGAATTTTGGTAATAGATAACCATGGTCCCGTACTTTGTTTGAATAAGGCTTTCCAGTACCAAGATGAGGCATCGCTAATGAATTTATTATCTTTATCAATAATGATTTCTGAGACGAGGTAATTTTTATGTTTCCAATCAGCCTCAAATTGAGACCAGAGCTGGCCTTTCGAATCTTTATAAAGGGGAAGGTAGTTGATTTTTGCACCATTGGATTGTAGGCAGACAGAAGCGGAATGCAATTTGCGACTCGGGCGGGTGACATAACGCAAAATATACTCATCTTCACCATCATGAAAACGACCTACTTTGCCAGGGAAATAGCGGAGAAATACTTTTTCCTGTTCACCCATGGGAAGTGGATAAAGGCTTTTGCCTTCAAGTGAACTTGGCCAAGGGATATCTACTTCAGGAGAGATTTCTTTGGAAGACGGTAAGAAACTCATAAGGGCAATTAAAATGGCGAGACTAGCATAGAGTTTTTGCATGAGAGCTCCTTTTTTGGATGAAGAGAATCGCAAAGATATAAAGGGTAAAAATGAAGAGTCCGACAGCACTATGAGAAAATTCGGGGAGTTCTAAAGGAGTGTTCTCCAAATAAAACAAAGCCGTATTACGGATAATATTGGAAGCAATAATCAAGCAGAAACCGAGGCCAAAGAATTTGAAAAATGCTTTTGCTTTCATTTTTTCATGGATGGCGATGATCGCAATCAAGAGCAAGCCAGCCCAGAGCATATTGATGCCGCTACAAGGAGCATCGACAATGGTCTGACGCCCTTGCCATTCTAAGACAGTGCCATGTGCTTGGACATGGATACCCCCGATTTTGAGCAAAATGGCAGATGCTTGAGTGGAGAATAAACGCAGGGGATAACCAAGGAAAAACTGAATACTCGAGATGATGGGTAAAGACAAGAGCAAGAGTGCAAAGGATGGCCAAAGCCATTTACGCTCAAAAGCTTTAGAGCAGAGGAGGTTGAGGTTGAGGGCAAAGATAAAAGCGAGGGCAATCTCAGGGATATTCAAGAAAAGTCCTATGAGGGTCAAAAATGATAATCCAGAGCTAAGTATGAGTGCCTGTTTATCGATTCTCGTATTCTTCCAATCCTGCCTGTAAAGAAAGAAAGCAAGGATAAATAAAGCAACAAGGCAATGACTATCACTAGCAATAAAGCGGTGCCCCAGCCAAACGAGACTGGTCCAGTTAGCGAGTAAACAGCAAACTATGGCGAGAGAAAATTTCATTTATTTATTAGCCAGAAGCTTATGTTTTTCTTTGCTTAAGTAATAAATCAAAAAGAGGGATAAGATAATGATCAGTGCCCAAGTTTCTGGCTCTGGAACAGTGGGGACCGAGGAAGGATCGACGGCTTCAAGGCCGGCAGCGTCATACTGAGCCTGAGTCTCGAGCACAACGGCACCTGAGAGTGGTGTGACAAGTTGGTATTTAGCGGCAGTTTGAGCCACAACATCCAAGTTTTTGGCGTCGGAAAAATAAGCACTATACACTTCGTCGGAAATCATTAAGCGTGCGAGATGTGAGGAGGCTTGATGATCAGTTTTAGTGAATGAGTCGGCGTCGATAAAAGTACGTTTAAATTGCGGCCATTCGCTGGGGTTTAGCATCAGTTCAAATAAATCAATAAGTTCAGCGCGATTGCTCGCGGCTAAATTTGAGTAATGCGGAGATTTTTTAATTTCTTGTAAAATCTTGTTGGCTCCCGAATTAAATTGGAAATTGAGAATGGGAACTAGACCACGACGTTTTTGATATTGATTGAGTTTATTACTGCTACTTAAAAGATAGGGTTGTGGACCATGGATCCAAATGATGGAATGTTCATGTGTAGCGAGTTCAATGATTTGATCCAGGGCGTAGAGATTATCACGACCACCCTCAAAATCATAATCTTCGTAATCACTGAGGGCCTGAACCTTAGTGAGTTCGGTTCCGGCAATGAAAACTTCAAAATTCTTGTGATCAATGAGTTTTTTTATAGTGGGAGCTAAAGCCTCTTTTTCTTTGGCCATACTATGAGAACCATCAATTAGAACGAGGAACTTTTCACGACTGAAGGGTGAACCATAGCTGAGTTTTGAGCTAATGAGGCGGCTCTCGTCATGATGATCTAGACCCCAAAACTCATTGATGTCCCGCCTGGGGAGTTCGATACGGAAATGATGAGCCATTTGTTCCTGACTTAAAGTTCCTCGTAAGGAATAGCTGTTTTTCGCTGACTTTTCGAGTTTTAATTCGGGGAGGTGAGCACTAGTCATGTTTTGCTTGGACTCCAACCAAACTTGGTGGTCCAAATTCGGTGCAAGATGAAAGTTTGAAGCTAGGATTTGTGGAGGATAAAAATAGGCATGTTTTTTGTCTTGACTCAAGGGCATGGGGCTGGTGATGCCGATGCGAATTTTCATGCGTTTTTGAGCAAGTACAGGGAAGCATTGGACAAAGATGCGATTTTTAGCACTCCAGGTCACGAGTACGGGATCACGTCTTTGGCGGACAATTTTTTGATAAGCACTTTTGACTTTAGAACTTTTTGCGAAAGCCGCTTCGCGTTCTTCGCCATTGACCCAGAGCGTGAGGCGACTGATAACAGCCTGATCGGGAAGGATGATTTCCATACGAGCTTCACGACTTTGTCGTTCATGTAAATTTTCGAATTCCATAATCCATTCGCTATAAGCAATTGCGGGATCCGCATCGAGTTTACTATCAAACTGTGAGCTAATGAGAAAAAGTTGTTCTTGTTTGGTGCCAATTTCCTGGTCGCCGACATCGGGGTCCCAGTTGAAGCGACTGCGACCAAGCAGGCCAGAACCATTCTTACGTTCAATCTTTTTGGGGCTTTTCCCTGTGACTTGAAAGTAAAGCTGATTGAGGAGCTTATCTGAAACAGAATTATTGACGGGTAAATCACCAACTGCGGCAGTGCCAGAACCAAAGCCACGCTGAGCTTTTTTGAGAATATGTTCAGTTGAACCAAGATTGCGAATGAGCGAAGCGGCGGCGGATTTCTCTTGATGGCTTGTTGCCTTCGCATATTTATGAATACCGTACTCAGTAATGGCAGTTGGGATTTTGCTGAGCAGTAAGAAAGCAAAGAGTAAGCCAAGAGCCTTGAAGAAATGCAGGAGCTTAGAAGCTTTAATTTCGTGCATGCGGTAATAGTGTTTTCGTAAATTATAGACCCCTGCAAAGCCAAATAAGGGAGCGAGGCTGAGCAGACCCATGCCCATGAAAATAATGGCCAGTGCACTCAGAGGAGAGAGTGGAACAAAGTAGAGGCAGTAATAAAAAGAAGCTGCCAAGGCCGCATTTTGCAGATAAATCATTTTTGGATTAAAGACTTTGTTTTGCTTCAAATGCCAATAGCTAATAAAATTAGATAGAGGAGGAAGCGAGCAAAGAATAATATGGGGAAAGTCGGGTAAGGGATCAAAAAAACTATCAGCAAAAGGATGGTAGAGTAATTCAATGATTATTGCTGCGGCGGGCAGGACCATGGTGAAAAATAAGTAGAAAAAACTCTCCCAAGGACCAAAATCACCTGGAGTGGCTGCGATCAGTTTTGAGTTTTTGCCCACAGGGAGCTTTGATTTTTTGGATTTTGAATATTTCATCACCCCCGATTTGAGATCCAATGAAAGCGCTTTGGGCTGAGATATTTTAGTAAGTATAGACTCGAGTTTTTGTAGGTCGATTTCTTTGTCCCCATCCTCGAATAAAGATTCAATGATTTGACGCAGTTCTTCTTTGCGTTGATCATTTCTGCAGAGTTCATGATTTTTAATAAAATCATTGAGGCCTTGCTTCGCCTCTGCGGTAAAATTAAATGATGTATTCATGCCTTAATCTCCTTGGTGTTATATCGACTTAAATCCCTTGTGAAATACATTACGGTAGCCAGAGTGATGATTAATCCAAGGCTACCCATGAGCAGGGCATAATCCTCTAATTGTATGGTCCCATAAAGGTAGCCATAGAGTCCTCCGGTGGTGAAGCCAATGCTTAATGAGTTTTTCCAGTTGGCGAGCAAGCTACGGGAATAGAGTGCCATCATAATTGAGCAAATGACCGATGCGATTAAATAGGCAAGGGCAAAGCTTAGGTGTTCGGAAATGGAAAGTAAGAGGACATAAAACATTAGGGAAGCAAAACCAAAGAGGATGTATTGCAGAGGATGAATGATTTGTCCGCTGAGGCGTTCGCAAATGAAGATCGCAGCAAAAGTAAAACAGAGAAAGAGTAGGGTGTATTTTACGAGGCGGTGAACTTGGCTATAGCTCCCATTAAATTGAATGAGGCGCACACTGCAAGTTTCTTGTTCCAGTGCGTGCTCGCGATCACGCCATGAGCTTATAAAATCGCGTTGGAGATCATGAATTTCCCAATGGGAATCAAAGCCTGTATCAGATATATTATAGCTAGTCGGTAAATACTTCCCTTCAAAGCCGGGATGGGGCCAAGTGGATTGGACTTGAATGATGCTTTGGCGACCACTCGGAACGAAGCTTAGTTCTTGACTACCATTAATTTGAAGCTGGGTCGATAGAGTGATTTGTTGTTCATTGGCATCTAAATTTAAAGGGAAATGAAAGCCTGTTTTTAATCCATTATCAATAGGGATTCCTGGACGAGCGTTAATGTTTTGCTCACAATGCTTCAAGTTGATTTGACGGCTCAAACCCTTGAGGTCACTAATGCCAAAGCTGAGTATAGCTTGATCCCAGAGTAGTTTTTCCTTTCCGTAAAGTTGCGTGATGGAGGTGAAATTAAAAGCGAGTTGATAATCGAGATCGCTTTTGTAGACGATGGTTTTGAAAATGGATTTCTTTCGTTCTTCAGGATGGATTTGACCCAAAATATCGAGCTTCTCAGGATGAAGGTGAATGAAAGTCTCTTTATCTGAAGCGAGGGGGATAGAGAGTATGGCCCCATAAATATTTTGTGGTCCACCCCATTTATGTTGAATTTCTTTGAGGACTTCTGCACTACGATTTTCTCGTTCATGAATGAGATCTAAAATCAAAGATTTTGGAATGTAGAGTAGAGCAATGATAATGGCGATCATTGCAATTTTGGCCATGAGTGAATTTTTTAGTTGCTTTAGAAAGTCGCGCTGCTTAAAGTTTAGGGGGGATTCATCACTCATCATTTTTTCCTCAGATTTATTAAAGTTAAATCTACTAAAAGTGACTTATGTGAAAATGACGTGAATCGCTGATGAACTTTGTGAATTCTCGAGTAAAAGGCCTGTTTAGTTCGCGAAAATTTAAGATTCGTTTAAGTTAGGAGTCATTGAGGATTTCTATCCGCTAGGATAGAGAGCATGATGCTTCGCATAAGAGAGGGAGCTTTCCCCCTCGAGCACCCTCAGCAAGATACTGCCGTATAGGCGAATGCTTTTTATCCGTCTGTCTGGCAAGACCCTTGACCAGGCGACTAGGTTCTAGGTAATCGTGTTAAAAATTAAAAGAGAGAGAATTATGTGTCCTTGTGGAAGTGGAAAAAAGTACCCCCAATGTTGTGCCCTTTATCATGGTGGGAGTTTTCCCGAAACAGCCGAGCAGCTCATGCGTTCGCGTTACTGTGCCTTTGTAAAACACGATGTGGAATATTTGTTGCGAACTCAGCACAAAGATTTAGCCAGTGCCAATGATCGTCAAGAAATTTTAGATACTTTCCAGGACTGTCAATGGCTTGAACTCAAAGTTCTTGACAGCAAGAAGGGTGCAAAAGGCGATATTGAGGGAAGCGTAGAATTCCTTGCGACTTACGCAAATGAAGGCCAAGTTTTTGAGCATCGAGAAAATTCTCGTTTCAAAAAAGTTGGCCCTCAATGGTTTTATCATTCAATTGTTTAAAATTTGCTAGTTCAGTTTAGACTATTAGTCCTCCATGTAAAAGGCAAAGATAAACGGACTTAGTTTTTGAGGCAAGGCCGAGCTGGTGCTCTGCGTACCCAGCTTATTCATTTTTTGTTAGTGCATTAATATTTGTTCTATTTATCGTCTTCTAAACGCTCTTCTTTTTTGGCTTCACGTCTTGCTTGGCGTTCTTCTTTAGTGAGGTGGTCATGCTTGTCTTTTTTACTCTTAACTCCGATCACATCACCAGCAGCGACCTCAGCTTTAGCTTCATGATCGTGAACAGCTTTGGCATTAT from Lentisphaera profundi harbors:
- a CDS encoding sulfatase/phosphatase domain-containing protein, whose translation is MAEHPVALIDLYPTLVDLCNLKGDTRKNEQGAKLDGFSMKPLLINPQTNDWQGPKTALTMVYAGPHTKMDPDLQHWTTRSKDWRYIRYNNGKEELYNHLEDPNEWTNLASNPEYKSTLDKMRSELIEQANLDFSKVIPPVRKKWAPITQ
- a CDS encoding sulfatase-like hydrolase/transferase, coding for MNFKFSFLVAALCGSVWASAASMDKKRPNVVFIMCDDLNDYISGMKGHDQSQTPALASFAESAVMFKRAYSNNPVCAPSRASVFTGIYPHTSKNLFWGKWFQNAILKNSKTMMEHFADNGYYVTGSGKLLHHFTKNVWPYYNKQADYGPFYSLNGKASVAHPGVPAPFNSIGAIDGSFGALEAIPKNRAQGEGWLRGSWKVKDRSLNFDDSARRDMTPDEENAAWAAAQIKSFEKNGQDQPFFLGVGFVRPHTPLHVPQKYFDMFPLDKIQLPIIKKNDASDTFYTEVFDGDKKGLKYFELLKQSYPNQEAGIRAFTQAYLASIAAVDDCIGQVIDAVNSSPLKEKRQGTWPSIQLL
- a CDS encoding prepilin-type N-terminal cleavage/methylation domain-containing protein, whose amino-acid sequence is MKKITPFTLIELLVVVAIIGILASLLLPSLGKARKKAQQAICTNKIKQHSVAVAMYAEDNENYAPVRYDDGLNWFRQLASGNYLPNFEVDLRACPNGSPIQDTDKYWASSIGLNAKLAYDDGAWQIPVPMDTSHGSDTMLLMDSYNIMPVVWATTLTADKVLDSDQEKRIARHDNKANVGFIDGHVAALGSTYLQSKNDATADFWLP
- the creC gene encoding two-component system sensor histidine kinase CreC, with product MTRLTIKQRIILTFGIISALAIYLFTDSLNTNARRHYLEASEELMYDQVFTLRSLIYALRSDSDPMALAPLKNTFDQHSQEPKLTPKAQIYALEKWGSDTELYLTDATGKIIFHSANNQEMGNDFSHWRNITLALAGDYGARATRADKDLPSSSVLHVSLPIYDHNKNISGTITYVKPVKRLSLYLDRAREKIIRTALLTLALLILLCFYFTRRIVRPIEALTDYAKSVGEGQRPQLPATPYGEIKILAHTMEEILKKLDGKAYVESYMQTLSHELKSPLAAMHGALELLDEASPEQAEKLCSNLRKETTRMTQMVENILFLSRLENQAKPMEMQKLDLKKLCQKILDESRERFPHYQFSWQSEVDESPIVGNDFLLQLAINNLIKNAVEFSPEESTIEVKMERDDNCYHITINDQGSGIPDYALEKIFDRFYSLPRPNNGRKSSGLGLAIVREILTHHQSTIKFLSPTDKKGTQVRVSFPINL
- the creB gene encoding two-component system response regulator CreB, which translates into the protein MPKILIVEDEPSIADNIRIALDLEGFENLWAPTLAQAHEFLVDEAPALIILDIGLPDGSGFDFCRELRTTQNIPVIMLTARSDEIDRIVGLELGADDYVTKPFSPRELAARVKSVLRRTQNSFEVKTECSHSSKLHINSQTFAASYGDFKLKLSAHEFHLIEALAEHPGRIFSRQQLLERAWQDPNSAMERTVDAHVKSLRAKLKKTIGKDLIVTHRGFGYSLEDNE
- a CDS encoding archaeosortase/exosortase family protein, which produces MKFSLAIVCCLLANWTSLVWLGHRFIASDSHCLVALFILAFFLYRQDWKNTRIDKQALILSSGLSFLTLIGLFLNIPEIALAFIFALNLNLLCSKAFERKWLWPSFALLLLSLPIISSIQFFLGYPLRLFSTQASAILLKIGGIHVQAHGTVLEWQGRQTIVDAPCSGINMLWAGLLLIAIIAIHEKMKAKAFFKFFGLGFCLIIASNIIRNTALFYLENTPLELPEFSHSAVGLFIFTLYIFAILFIQKRSSHAKTLC
- a CDS encoding VIT domain-containing protein translates to MNTSFNFTAEAKQGLNDFIKNHELCRNDQRKEELRQIIESLFEDGDKEIDLQKLESILTKISQPKALSLDLKSGVMKYSKSKKSKLPVGKNSKLIAATPGDFGPWESFFYLFFTMVLPAAAIIIELLYHPFADSFFDPLPDFPHIILCSLPPLSNFISYWHLKQNKVFNPKMIYLQNAALAASFYYCLYFVPLSPLSALAIIFMGMGLLSLAPLFGFAGVYNLRKHYYRMHEIKASKLLHFFKALGLLFAFLLLSKIPTAITEYGIHKYAKATSHQEKSAAASLIRNLGSTEHILKKAQRGFGSGTAAVGDLPVNNSVSDKLLNQLYFQVTGKSPKKIERKNGSGLLGRSRFNWDPDVGDQEIGTKQEQLFLISSQFDSKLDADPAIAYSEWIMEFENLHERQSREARMEIILPDQAVISRLTLWVNGEEREAAFAKSSKVKSAYQKIVRQRRDPVLVTWSAKNRIFVQCFPVLAQKRMKIRIGITSPMPLSQDKKHAYFYPPQILASNFHLAPNLDHQVWLESKQNMTSAHLPELKLEKSAKNSYSLRGTLSQEQMAHHFRIELPRRDINEFWGLDHHDESRLISSKLSYGSPFSREKFLVLIDGSHSMAKEKEALAPTIKKLIDHKNFEVFIAGTELTKVQALSDYEDYDFEGGRDNLYALDQIIELATHEHSIIWIHGPQPYLLSSSNKLNQYQKRRGLVPILNFQFNSGANKILQEIKKSPHYSNLAASNRAELIDLFELMLNPSEWPQFKRTFIDADSFTKTDHQASSHLARLMISDEVYSAYFSDAKNLDVVAQTAAKYQLVTPLSGAVVLETQAQYDAAGLEAVDPSSVPTVPEPETWALIIILSLFLIYYLSKEKHKLLANK
- the creD gene encoding cell envelope integrity protein CreD, which translates into the protein MSDESPLNFKQRDFLKQLKNSLMAKIAMIAIIIALLYIPKSLILDLIHERENRSAEVLKEIQHKWGGPQNIYGAILSIPLASDKETFIHLHPEKLDILGQIHPEERKKSIFKTIVYKSDLDYQLAFNFTSITQLYGKEKLLWDQAILSFGISDLKGLSRQINLKHCEQNINARPGIPIDNGLKTGFHFPLNLDANEQQITLSTQLQINGSQELSFVPSGRQSIIQVQSTWPHPGFEGKYLPTSYNISDTGFDSHWEIHDLQRDFISSWRDREHALEQETCSVRLIQFNGSYSQVHRLVKYTLLFLCFTFAAIFICERLSGQIIHPLQYILFGFASLMFYVLLLSISEHLSFALAYLIASVICSIMMALYSRSLLANWKNSLSIGFTTGGLYGYLYGTIQLEDYALLMGSLGLIITLATVMYFTRDLSRYNTKEIKA
- a CDS encoding YchJ family protein — its product is MLKIKRERIMCPCGSGKKYPQCCALYHGGSFPETAEQLMRSRYCAFVKHDVEYLLRTQHKDLASANDRQEILDTFQDCQWLELKVLDSKKGAKGDIEGSVEFLATYANEGQVFEHRENSRFKKVGPQWFYHSIV